Genomic window (Pseudopipra pipra isolate bDixPip1 chromosome 7, bDixPip1.hap1, whole genome shotgun sequence):
GGTGAGCATGGAGAGGGGCTGGGTACTGTCTGCCCACGGGGATCCACTCCCTGGTTCTGAGGCCAGCTCAGGACCTTGaacccctctgctctccccacagGCATGAGGAACTGCTGCAGAAGGGTGGCGTGTATGCTGGCATGTGGCTACAGCAGCAGGCTGGGGATGAGGAAGAGAACAAGGAACACCACACTGAGAAGCTCTAGGGCAGCAAGAAGGGGTCGTGAGCATGACTGGTGTCTCTGCTGTGACACTGACTCGGGGCCAGGCCCCCACACTGACAGGGAGCCCTTTGCTGGCTGTGGGCTGGAGCCCGGTCcgtcctggagctgcagggacttggTTGGACACTCCACTGTATTTCTAcctgtttgttttgctgttgtatAATTTCTTAAACCAGGTCCTTCTCAGCTCCTCGCCTGTGTATTCTGAGCAGGGTACATGCTTcggggcaggggcaggcagggttaGTGCCTGTGCCCTTGGGTcaaccagcagctctgccacaggTTGAGCTCCATGGGCTTAGGCAGGCAAGGGGCCCCACACAAAGGGCTGAGCTTGGAAGGGGACTGCACCCCAACAGGAAAGGAAGAATCGGGGCAGTTGGTGCCCCCTCACCGCCATGTGCCCCCCCTTGCACTCCCATCTGCAGAGATGTGCCCCTCTGGGCCAGATACCAAGTGACCGCTCCCCCTAAGTGCCTCTGCATCTTGTgctatgtttttattttctcccaagCAGCACTTTGACAAGTCTCAATGTTCCCTCAGCCCAGCCAGATCCCCCCTCCCTCAGCTGGACGCGGCTCAGAGCAGGACAGCCCAGTCCTGTGCAGAACCAGGCATAGCCCCTGCAGGCCAGAATGGTTCcagcagcaagaggaaaagcagcaccaccctgcacagcagcagacCCCCTGCCAGATGCCAATGGGACAAATCCCCCCAACCCACCCATCAGCTCCAGCCTTCAAACACCAGCAAGGAAGAGCTGGCTCGAGGCTCAGGGCTCTGTTTCTAAGAAGGGGTTCTGCGCCACTGCTACCCCAAAGGGGATTCCCTGCAGCATGGCTGGAAAGAGGGAGGCATTCTTGCCCCAGCAGCATTAAAAAGGGGCCCTGGGGTAGGTTAGGgcagcagagagcagccagcagcaggaaggcagctgcagctctcccatGCGAGCCATGCTGGCACAGTCAAGTCACCGCCAAGGTTACGTTTCAGTTAATGGCCCTTGTTATATTAAACCAGAAAGGAAACAGCTCCATTCAGTCTCAGAGAGGTCCTGTGCCCCAGCCAAGCAGGGTAAGGCCCAACGTGCTCTTGTGCATGCAAACAGCAGGGAGGCACCGAgggtgtggggagcagggaaggggctgtctTCACACTGCCGGGAGGCTGCACATTCAGCTATGCTGTGTCCAGGCAAAAGACCATCCCAGCCACGGTTGTTCTTTgctgaggggctggcagggcccTCCCCAGAGCATGAAATCCAGCCCCCTCCTACTGCAATGGGCAGCTGCGTCCCAGCAGCTGTACGTCCAAGCATGCGGAGATGTCCCCATGTGGCTCTGCCCTCACGCCACAGTCCGACCAGTGTTGTGACATGGCTGTGGCAGCCGTGGGTAAGTGCAggccctgggctgctgcctgcTTTGGTCAGTGTGTGCTCAGCCTCGTCCTGCACCGTCTTCATCTCCCCAGGAGCATCAGTGATTTGCTGCATTAATTTTATACAGGTGCTGGGCCGAAGTTCCAGTGTGTGTTCGGTGCCTTACATCTCCCAGAGAGACAAGGTGTCCCTGGTGAAGGGCTCTTGTCACCAGTGCCCAGGCCAGAAACCCACAGCATCCATGTGGGAGGCTAGAGCCGCTCCCTGGGTCACAAGCAGGATCTCATGTCTGCTGGCACACCCTGCCTCTGCTGCCTATGACATGCTGCAGTTCGATGGCTTTGAACTGTGTGCCTGGAATGGGAAGAAGCGCAGAGTGAGCAAGAGAAGACAGGCTTTCTCCTCTGTCCTACAATGGGGTACATCCAGTGCTCAagtccccagggctgtgtgcTCAGCAGTGATGCTGCCACTGCCCCAGGCCAGGCTGCCCTTCTGGTGAAGAAAGCCAGTCTAGACAGAGTGCAGAGGAAGCAGAACACAGGGAAGCTCCCTCTGTGACATAGCTAGGCAGGATCAACCCCACGACAGTGCAGAGCCTATAGCCAGCTTCACTCACCTGCCGCTGCGACTGCTGGTACTCAGCTTCACTCGCTGACAGTGCCTGGGCCAGTGCCagatcctcctcctcctgcgtGCTGCTGGGACAACACTGCATTATGTGCCTCAGCCTCCCCAAGGCTCATGGGACCAATGCTCAGAGCCCTTTGGAGTGGCAGCATCTCACTGCAACTCTCCAGTACAGCTAAGGGTGGGGAGCAACTGAGGATCACCCTAAAGaagccaggggctggggaaggagcagaggatccagctggggctggcagcCACCATTCTGGGCCAAGGAGAGCCATGTTAACTCCAGTCTGTAAGACAGTGCTTTCAGCACCACTGGGCGCTGTGCCTGAGGACGTGAGCTCCTGGATGTCCTCTGTGAGCAACCCTACTCTGCTTCTGTCATGGTCACCCTATTCTCTGTGTCAGTCAccatcccctcccagctcccccaagGGCTGAGGGCTTGCTTGCTGAACAGAGCTCCCTGATGGCTCGAGactattccttttttcccctgtcagCCACAGAGAGGCATCATATGGAGACACGTGCTGAGAGAAATATCCCAGAGTCACATGATGCTTCCCCAGGCACCTCTCACACACAGGCTGGGCGCATGACACACCACGTGTTTTGGGGCTGTACCTGGGTGGCTGCACTGAGCTGTCTGCTGACTCTGCCAGGGACATCTCCAGAGCTCGCTGCAGTGCCTCTTCCTCGCTCTGAAACAAAACACCTTGTCACCAGCTTAGCCAGGGtggggggcaggaggcagccctAAGGGACATGTGGCAGGTACAGTCTTGACTTGCCAAGGGTAGGTGAATCTCCTCTCTCCAGGAGGCCAGACACAGCCAAGGTGAAGGTCTGGGGCTCAGGACAGACCTGCAGTGCTCTCCCCCTGTCCAAGGGAACACACCCCTGTCTGCTAATACAGGAGTATGCCAAGAATACCAGTGGGAAGCAGCTTCCAGTCTCCTCCTCCACCCTTGGTTTGCAGAACAGAAAGACAACACCTGGGGAAAACAGCTGGTGGGCTTTATCCCTTTGGAGAAAACTGAGCACCAAGTGCAGCATAGCTGCAAGCTCTGATTTCCCACAGAGCATCCAGGATCCCTGTTTGCCAGGGAAGGCCCAGCTAGGACCACATAGTCTCCTGCAGAATGTGGGTTAGAAAGCAGTTGTTGCAGTCACTTCCCAGGTCACAGGAaccacccaaacccaccccaaatGCCCAGGCCAAGCCACTCACCAGCCCGTTCAGCAGCATGGCAGCTGGAGGGGAGGTGCTACGACTCTGCAacacagctgctctgcctcctctgCAAACAGGAAATAAGCTGGGTTATTGTCAAGGCAGGGAGGCCTGGTACAAATACTGAGTTCTGCTGATGCACAAGAAACTGTCACTCCGGCGTTCCATGGGAAgccaagcagagcctggtcaTCCCCACCTCAGAATTACAAGTTGGGCCATCACCTTAcctggcagaggctggagaagaggagctgTCTGCTGGCCGGGCAGCTCCGCTGCTCGATGCGGTGACTATTTTGGAGGAGGATGCCTGGGCTCTCGTAACTGCAGCGTGCCTAGGACAGACAGGATGCCTGTGAGCAACTGTTTTACCATCACAAGCTGTTACTGGGGACTGAACACCCCGGGAGATGAAGGTGGATAAGCAAGAGGCCTCCTTGGCTCCCCGCCCCCTTCATCCCAAGAGTACCCATGTTGTGGCTCAGTTATTCCCAAGAGTTTCAAGTGCCATTTCTCTACCTGAAACTGTGTACGAGGATAGGCAGAGGCCATCAGCTCCAGAATAATGAGATGGGCAAAGAAGCAAGTGCAAAGCAGTCAGTGGGCAGTATCAGCAGCTTTTGCTGCAGGAGACTGTGCACATATCTCTGcttggtgctgctggaggacaCCCCAACACACCATGCAGGGAGTGTGAGAATGCAGCAGTCCCAGACAACAGGCCAGGAGGAGCGGGGCTCTTTCTTATCACCCATCTGgcaagcacagccccatctGTGCCAGCCTGTCTGTCCCCAGGCCCTCACCCTGCTTTGGAGAGGGGACGCCCTGCCCCGCTGCAGTCATGGTCCAGGGGGTGCCGGTGCTTGAGGCAGTAATTCTTGTGGCACTGGTCACAGATCACCTTCATCATCTCCTTCTGCTTGCAGCCAGGCTTCAAACACTTGTTGGTGAAGATCTGAAAAATGACACAGCAGTGGTGAAAAGGAGCACAGCGCTGCAGGTCTAGGGTTGTCCCCTCCCTCCAAACCAGGCCCTGGGCATTGACCAGCTTTTCCCATCAGTGTGTTATCTGCAGGGCTCTAGAGTTTGTCTCTGAATACCAGCTTTCTTTAGATAGTTTATTAGTAATTCACTGGTGCTTTGGTCTCCATAGATGAGGATTTCCACAACCACACAATGCAGAGCGGGAGAAAGCACGCCACGCCCAGGGACTCCTGCCTTCCGTGCCAGTGCAGTGGGGACAGTCCAGAGCCTTCAGCTGTTGCTGGGCTGGATTCCTGCAAGGCCAGCTCCCTGCAGCAATTTCATCTCCTGGCAAGATGAGGCAGCTAATTGCTGACTGCATTCTCTTAATGGCAGCATGCAGTTTCCCATCCTCACATCCCAGGTGGCTGCCCAGCCCCACTCCGTCCCAGGCCTCAGACTGCATTCACACAGCCCCATGGATGCTCACACCTCCAGCTCACCAACTGTCCTTGCCTTCAGCTTGTGCCAACATGGAAAGCACTGGGCAGGGGCAAATCTGTGTTGTTTTCATCCTATTCCCAGGCTTTGTCAGGGacccagcagagctcagcagccacGCAGAGAGCATCAGGTTCATACCTTGCGCTTGCGCTGTGCGGGATCGGATTTGCAGTCACGGTCAATGTGCTCACCCACCACAACATCAGGCATCTCTCCCCGCCTCACTGGGACTGGGGTGTTGCAGAGCGGACACACTGGGACCTGCACATCCTGCAGAGATAACAAaaaggggctgggagcaggtaGCTGGGCAACCTTGAGTGCTGTGCAGCCATCTCCCTCCCTTTCTGGACCTGCCTATCACAGCTTCTACAGCATCAGCTGCAGTTTGAGATTCTGCTCACGACCCTCCAACCAGCTTGCACAGCTGGTGCACAGGCATGGATACACATTCCGGGAAGGGAAGACAGTATGGCTGGGAGATGCCCAAACCATTTCACCCAGTGGCAGAGGGAGGGTTGGATGTTTGAGGCATTGAGATGCACATCCTGCTTTCAGGGGCACCTTCAGACTCAGCACACATCCCAAGGGGGATTGCCCAAGTGATCAAAGAAATCACAGATTATTCTGACCCCTGGCTGGAAAAACTCAGCAGCTCCATGCAGGAGGGTGGATGAGGTCTTCTCTCTGCACTTACCTTCTTGTAGGCAGAGGTGCAGTCATGCTGGGCATAAGCAATGTGGTCGGTGCAGAAGATCTGCTCGCAGGCATCGCACTTCAGGGGGAGGAAGTCTGGGAGCGGGGAGATGCCGCGGGCAGAGAGCACGGAGGTCAGCACTGCCCACCTGCAGCCCGGGGGCCTCCCCCACTTCCCGAGGGCACAACCCTGACCCGCGGCAAAGCGAGGGCCGTACTTCTCATCCCCCAGTACGGAAGCAAAAGATCTGCAGCTCCATAGCCACGTCTTAGAATTACCCGGGGCTCCTCCTTAAAATGTGCCCTCCCCGGGATCAGGAGTAGCACCCGGAATCACACCGAGCTCCCCATGGGCTGCTGGCTCAAGCCGGCGGCGACCGATGCCGCCACAGCCACCACGGGATTCACCCATCGGGATAATCGGAAGACGAACAGGCCCCAGCGGCCCCTCGGCACCGCCGTCTCCGGCGTCCCCAGCCTGCGGCACCGAGGgcccttccctgctgtccccGCCCAGAGCCGCTGCCCGCCGGGGCAGAGCCGTGTCCCCGGGCTACCGGCACCGGCAGGCAGCCCCGCCCTGGCAGCGGGAAGGACCAGTGAGCCCTCCGCCAAGGGCAAGCCGGGCGGCACGGCTCGCCCTTCaccccgccgcctccccgcaGGCCGGACTGCCCAGTCCGCACCACCCAGGCCCGAGCCCGGGCCCGCGGCCGCGTCGCCCGGGCGGGAGCCCCGGCACCCCTGGTGCTCACCCAGGCGCTGGCAGGCGGGCCAGGAGCAGTGCGCGCCCAGGTCCGGGAACTCCatggcggccccgccgcgcccgctTCCGGCGGGGCGTTACGGGCGGGCCCGAGCGCTGCCCCGCCCCGGCGGCATCGCCCCGCCCCGCAGCATCCCCTTCCTCCGGAAGCACCGCCGGGAGCCGGCGGCAGAACCACCTCCAGAGATCCGCTGCAGCGCTCGGGGCAAGGCGGAGCCCAGAAGGGCCAGCAAGACGTGTCTCTGCCCACATGGGACAGCTTGAACTCGGGGGAATTCCCTCtaccctccccctgccccaagGGGACACAAACCATGGATATTCTGCTGTGTAACACAGCTTCTGGCTCTCTTCCAGCCACCTCGGAGTCCCCAGGTGCCACGCTACGATGCCCAGCTAAGCACAGAAGGGGTGCTTGTGGGGTCAGGGGTGCAGAAGGCATGAGATGCCACAACAGCAAGCAACTGGAGTACTGAACAGGGCTAGGAGTGAATTTCATTGATTGCAAAAAACTCAACTCCACACCCACCCAGCAGCAGAACTCAAACAAGACAGGGAAAACAATCACCCAATACCCTGTTACAACAGTGACACAAAAGATGGTATAGTCTGCAGAAGGGAGTCTCTTCACTGCATAGCACCCATCTGCTTTTGTCCCCGTAATGCTACCCTCTGTTCCAAAGACCCCTTTCCCTCCACTAGCCCCTAAGAGCCCCTTTTGACTATGCACCCCATCCCTttcccccaaacaaaaccaaggaaaGTTAAAATTATTTACACTTTTAGCCATTtaaaaacccaataaaataaGATTGCATATGTCCTACTGGGGATGCGGGTATTAGCAGCAGCTACAGCTAGCTTGGTACTCTGCGTGCAAAACGAAAAGACAAACAGAAGACAGACCGAAATACTGCACCATTACTAGGAAGCGTTTGCTGGGGTTGGTGTTTCAGTTGTGGCATAAGGCTTCTAGGAGCCGgctcctccccagctgcagggccTCCCGCTCAGCCAGTGAAGGCCGGGCTCGAGAAGGATGGAAAGGATTCATTATTCCAGACACAGCACATTAACACTGACGCATTTCCATCCCAGTcaacacaaacatttaaaaacccGCTGCACGTTCACCGTGtgagtttttccttctttccagtgACGATGGAGGAAAAGGGGGTGCACGAAGAAGACCTAAGACATAGATGCTGCTGTCATCACTGCCTCCTCCTCATCTCCTTGCTTTGGCAGCTCAGCAagcacagcagaggagggagatggagcgGCAGGAGActcttgtgcctcctgctcCACTCCAAGCCCTAGCTCTACATCCATTTGCTCCAGCTCCCCCTGATCCAGTAGCTCAAAGTCATCTgcttcctcctcatcctctgGTGAAGCTTCTGTTTCTGTCTCCACCACTTCACTCTCTGACAGCTGTGCTTGGAAACTCAGTTTCTCTTCAGGCTCGGTGGGAAGGAACTCAGAGAGGGAGGGCCCCTCGCTGGCCTCTGAGGAccgcagcagggcagagagggTGTTCTGCACCGCCGTGGTGATGGCAGTGGTGACAATCTCCTCACTCAGCGTGTTAATGCAGATGCCCAGGCCCGGGGCAGGGGCAGTCTTTGGCtctgtgctgcctcctgctgctTGACCACTCCCATTGAAGTGCGTATTTACAAAATGGAGAGGAGACGCGAGGTGAAGGATGGAGAGGTCAGAGTCCACGGCCTCTTTCTCTGCTGAGTCCAGCTCACAGGCAGCGTGGGCAAGCTCAGGACCCAGAGGCACACCAAACGCATCTTCATCACTCTGTGGTCCCAGGTCTCTGGAATGATATTCTTCCACGGATGGAAACTCTGCCAGGTCCTTGGAAAATGACTCCTCTGGCTCACTGTGCAGGCTCTGTTGATCCAGGTCTGAAAGGCACCAACATTAAGGCACAGGTTCTCTCATCTCTACCTCCCACCCACCTTCTCCTAGATGACACACCATGGCTGACTTTTGGGCACCTTCCCCATCCTTGGAGCACAGCAGGAAGAGGTCTGTAGTTATCCCATTCTCTCAGTGGCATGACTCACACGGGAGTGTCCCTTTTGTCATCCTGTTCTATGTGCTCTGTGCTCAGAGTGGACTTCCTGCACCAGCTCATGCTCTCTGCATCTAGAGCCCCCCACGAAAACCCTCAGGGTCAGGGAAATGGTGCTTACAACGTGTCACCTGCATGCTCCTCCCCAGACACCGAAGTGACCACATCCGAGTGGGTACCTCCATGCTCCTCACCACTAACCAGACCTCCTCTGAGCTAGGAAGTCTGACAGGGTGGCATGTCAGACCTGTTTCAACCAGCACCATATATAGGTGTGTGACTATCTATGCAGTTATTTCTGTGGGACTCTGTGAGTGCCTTTGCTCCCTCGCTGGTGTCACAAGACAGCATTGCTTTGTGGGGCAGTAATTAGAGGCAGATGTCCACTGGGGACCAGCTTATGATCAGCCATGAAGTCACAGcatgctgtgctgcttttcctcctcctttcaaTGCTTTTCCCACGCAAATAGCTGGGTTCCCTCCCCGTCCTCCTATTCATAAGGCTCACTGTTCTGGAATAAAACATCCAGGGTAAGGGGGGCAGCAAGGCATCACGTACCTTCAGAAACATCTGTCAGCTGTGGGGTGGTAGCCCTTGAGACAGAAAAGCCCCCACTTTCCAGGATAGAAGCCTCCTCATCAGAGAGCTCAGAATCTGTGATTGACAGTGCCAGGGCAGTTTTCTTCACATCCACCTGGACGGGATGAAGGCAGAGGGACAAATTCATGTGTGTCTGGCTAACAGTGCTGCCTACAGGTGCCTCTAGAGCTTCCAGGCAGAAGTCCTTGCTGGAGGGACAGTATGCTGGGCAAAGTGCTCACTGCACTACAGGGAAGGGTGGTCTCAGCTCACTGGCTTTCCTGCAATAAATCATTGCCTGAAGCTTTGCCTGCTCTCAGTGAAAAACCCAAAAGAGGCAGTACAAGATGGGATCAGACTGTGGGAGTCTGAGGAGGCTTtgatccttcttcctttcctgggatGACCAAGAAACAGAACACCCCTTCCCTTTTGCATTCACACTGAGCCCAATGAAGCCTTCCACAAGAAGCAGTGGTTCGAGTATCCACATTCTTTTGGAAACTGAAGCTTCCCACCTCACAGCCCAGCTATATGCCCAGAGCTCCTGAAAAGAAAGACACCTGGTCTATTTCTGCAGTGCAAATATAGAAAGGTCACACACAGTCTGCCTGAGAGCAGGGAACAGCGTAAGAGACACTAGTGCTGCTCATCTCCCTTTTTCAGTGTTGAAGAACCCTCGTACATTACACCAGGAGGAGTTCATTTCTTCAAGAGACACTCATGTTCTCTGAGCATGAAGCATAACCACCAAAGTCATTCTGAGGTCAGGAGGAGGCTGGG
Coding sequences:
- the ZFAND2B gene encoding AN1-type zinc finger protein 2B isoform X3, with the protein product MEFPDLGAHCSWPACQRLDFLPLKCDACEQIFCTDHIAYAQHDCTSAYKKDVQVPVCPLCNTPVPVRRGEMPDVVVGEHIDRDCKSDPAQRKRKIFTNKCLKPGCKQKEMMKVICDQCHKNYCLKHRHPLDHDCSGAGRPLSKAGHAAVTRAQASSSKIVTASSSGAARPADSSSSPASARGGRAAVLQSRSTSPPAAMLLNGLSEEEALQRALEMSLAESADSSVQPPRHTVQSHRTAACHRQQRQGVPADMRSCL
- the ZFAND2B gene encoding AN1-type zinc finger protein 2B isoform X1 — encoded protein: MEFPDLGAHCSWPACQRLDFLPLKCDACEQIFCTDHIAYAQHDCTSAYKKDVQVPVCPLCNTPVPVRRGEMPDVVVGEHIDRDCKSDPAQRKRKIFTNKCLKPGCKQKEMMKVICDQCHKNYCLKHRHPLDHDCSGAGRPLSKAGHAAVTRAQASSSKIVTASSSGAARPADSSSSPASARGGRAAVLQSRSTSPPAAMLLNGLSEEEALQRALEMSLAESADSSVQPPSSTQEEEDLALAQALSASEAEYQQSQRQAHSSKPSNCSMS
- the ZFAND2B gene encoding AN1-type zinc finger protein 2B isoform X2; translated protein: MEFPDLGAHCSWPACQRLDFLPLKCDACEQIFCTDHIAYAQHDCTSAYKKDVQVPVCPLCNTPVPVRRGEMPDVVVGEHIDRDCKSDPAQRKRKIFTNKCLKPGCKQKEMMKVICDQCHKNYCLKHRHPLDHDCSGAGRPLSKAGHAAVTRAQASSSKIVTASSSGAARPADSSSSPASARGGRAAVLQSRSTSPPAAMLLNGLSEEEALQRALEMSLAESADSSVQPPSTQEEEDLALAQALSASEAEYQQSQRQAHSSKPSNCSMS
- the RETREG2 gene encoding reticulophagy regulator 2, with the translated sequence MASGRAEEAAAAAAAAEEEEEEAAAAAAARLAAALRQRLRGWEAALAAAQRLLVWERPLHSLVTAAALGGALWLFSSTSLRPLFLLSMSLLGILLLEKWKPRFLFDFSAQPSEELRGESEGVTSGAQPHLLSVPELCHCLAESWVTFRLYLQELLQYKRQNPAKFCMSVCSGCLILAVVGHYVPGIMISYIILLSILLWPLVVYHELIQRMYTRLEPVLMKLDYSMKAETLHHKHEKKKRQAKSEPAVGDEPTAETESESEAELSGFSPVVDVKKTALALSITDSELSDEEASILESGGFSVSRATTPQLTDVSEDLDQQSLHSEPEESFSKDLAEFPSVEEYHSRDLGPQSDEDAFGVPLGPELAHAACELDSAEKEAVDSDLSILHLASPLHFVNTHFNGSGQAAGGSTEPKTAPAPGLGICINTLSEEIVTTAITTAVQNTLSALLRSSEASEGPSLSEFLPTEPEEKLSFQAQLSESEVVETETEASPEDEEEADDFELLDQGELEQMDVELGLGVEQEAQESPAAPSPSSAVLAELPKQGDEEEAVMTAASMS